A single genomic interval of Dysidea avara chromosome 8, odDysAvar1.4, whole genome shotgun sequence harbors:
- the LOC136264847 gene encoding uncharacterized protein — MEKRRFDVSRLRSGADGDTGCEAPVSVRFVEEVLERAHAVWPDGGNIDEQWSVFHSALTESAASVLGYEKKHQPDWFRESSDTLNPFLQRRNDLYATWLATGKEDDHVKFKQEDQEASGVIWKTKNDWFVAKATEIERGSFGGVEVWQGIRDLQYGRRGLIPSRVVTIDDENGNPCCDPASQQARWRRHFTTVLNICSHFDPQQLDLVEQKPVFEKIAAIPSNNDVAAAALAKVKNRKAPGSSGILPEMVKMGMNNGEFCDLLTNLLRAVWEEERVPQEWVAILIPIPKKEI, encoded by the coding sequence ATGGAGAAGAGGAGGTTTGATGTGTCACGGTTAAGGTCTGGGGCTGATGGTGATACTGGCTGTGAGGCACCAGTAAGTGTGAGGTTTGTAGAAGAGGTGCTGGAAAGGGCACATGCTGTATGGCCTGATGGTGGTAACATTGATGAGCAGTGGTCTGTGTTTCACTCTGCCTTGACTGAATCTGCTGCTAGTGTGTTGGGTTATGAGAAGAAACACCAACCTGATTGGTTTAGAGAGTCTTCTGATACTTTAAACCCATTCCTCCAACGTAGAAATGATTTATACGCTACTTGGTTGGCTACTGGTAAAGAAGATGATCATGTTAAATTTAAGCAAGAGGATCAAGAAGCAAGTGGAGTAATTTGGAAGACAAAGAATGATTGGTTTGTAGCCAAGGCTACTGAGATTGAACGAGGGAGTTTTGGTGGAGTGGAAGTATGGCAAGGTATTAGAGACTTACAATATGGAAGGAGAGGATTAATTCCATCTAGAGTAGTAACCATCGATGATGAAAATGGGAATCCATGCTGTGATCCTGCCTCTCAGCAAGCTCGATGGAGGAGACACTTTACAACTGTCCTCAACATTTGCAGTCATTTTGATCCCCAACAGTTGGACCTTGTGGAGCAAAAACCAGTGTTTGAGAAGATTGCTGCTATTCCATCTAACAAtgatgttgctgctgctgctctaGCGAAAGTTAAGAATAGGAAGGCTCCTGGTAGCTCAGGGATTTTACCTGAGATGGTTAAGATGGGCATGAATAACGGTGAATTTTGTGATTTGCTAACCAACTTGCTGAGAGCTGTGTGGGAGGAAGAGCGGGTGCCACAAGAATGGGTTGCCATCTTGATACCCATTCCCAAAAAGGAAATTTGA